Proteins from one Desulfonema limicola genomic window:
- a CDS encoding GNAT family N-acetyltransferase: MFRIRRIFDDIIPANRDALRQVKDIIRKRFSEASEEDIDQIGIKLRNPFKQRFRPILFVEENMRRRVLGFALVLHEPEINFCYLDWIATAKEINRGGLGSALYERIRRESAALKVKGLFFECLSDDPDICPNPDILKVNALRLRFYERYGARPVINTAYEAPINPGDTCMPHLIFDGLQDNTSLSRSFARKVVRAILERKYKYLCPQEYVEKVVASFQDNPVKLRPLQYIKPEAVITKTEGKSDEQIALILNNHHEILHIHERGYVESPVRVRSILKELEKSGLFETIEAKKFPDRHIHAVHDADFIAYLRKACEQMGEGKSLYPYVFPIRNKTRPPVEPSVLPGYYCIDTFTPINRNAWPAARAGVNAALTAAKSILDGRRIAYALIRPPGHHAERRAFGGFCYFNNTAIAAQYLRMHGRVAVLDIDYHHGNGQQDIFYNRSDVLTVSIHGDPKFAYPYFTGFADEFGKDEGEGFNLNIPLKESINGLQYKKALKCALLRISEFEPDFLVVALGLDTAKRDPTGTWSLTPKDFRINGQMIGDTGLPIAVIQEGGYRTRTLGTNALNFFQGMAEAVFRITALKSGPETRLQGVSIHYEPVFQDIDRIRKLVEITGFFTPEEINMAGELVRERLEKGPDSGYNFVFAWQYGRLVGYGCYGFIECTRSSHDIYWIAVSPDFQGRGLGRMILNEMEKLIKESGGTRAYVETSMQQRYAATRSFYEQCGYRRETVLDDFYGPGDGKAIYCKTIAIPAKNEQ, encoded by the coding sequence ATGTTCCGAATTCGCAGGATATTTGACGATATAATCCCGGCAAACAGGGATGCTCTCCGGCAGGTAAAAGATATTATCAGAAAACGATTTTCCGAGGCTTCAGAAGAAGATATAGACCAGATTGGAATAAAACTCAGGAATCCCTTTAAACAAAGATTCAGGCCTATCCTTTTTGTAGAAGAAAACATGCGCCGCAGGGTTCTGGGATTTGCTCTGGTTCTGCATGAGCCTGAAATCAATTTCTGTTATCTGGACTGGATAGCCACAGCAAAAGAGATCAACAGAGGCGGGCTGGGCAGTGCCCTTTATGAGCGCATCCGCAGGGAATCGGCTGCATTAAAGGTAAAGGGCTTATTTTTTGAATGTCTTTCAGATGATCCTGATATATGTCCCAACCCGGATATTTTAAAAGTAAACGCTCTCAGGCTTCGCTTTTATGAACGCTATGGAGCAAGACCTGTTATTAATACTGCATATGAAGCTCCCATAAATCCAGGGGATACCTGTATGCCCCATCTGATATTTGACGGGTTACAAGACAATACATCCCTTTCCCGTTCCTTTGCCAGAAAGGTGGTAAGAGCAATTCTGGAGCGAAAATATAAATATCTCTGTCCCCAGGAATATGTGGAAAAGGTAGTGGCATCTTTTCAGGATAATCCGGTAAAGCTCAGACCTTTACAATATATAAAGCCAGAAGCTGTTATTACAAAAACAGAAGGAAAATCAGATGAGCAGATTGCCCTGATTCTTAATAATCATCATGAAATTCTTCATATCCATGAACGCGGCTATGTTGAGTCCCCGGTTCGTGTAAGAAGTATTTTAAAGGAATTGGAAAAAAGCGGTTTATTTGAAACCATTGAAGCTAAAAAATTTCCTGACCGCCATATCCATGCTGTTCATGATGCAGATTTTATTGCCTATCTCCGCAAAGCCTGTGAGCAGATGGGTGAAGGGAAATCTCTTTATCCCTATGTTTTCCCTATTCGCAATAAAACCCGTCCTCCTGTTGAACCCAGTGTTCTGCCTGGATATTATTGTATTGATACATTTACCCCGATAAACCGCAATGCCTGGCCCGCAGCAAGAGCAGGGGTAAACGCAGCTTTAACAGCAGCTAAAAGTATTCTGGACGGCAGACGCATTGCCTATGCCTTAATCCGTCCCCCTGGACATCATGCAGAAAGGAGAGCTTTTGGAGGATTCTGTTATTTTAATAATACAGCTATTGCAGCCCAGTATCTTCGTATGCACGGAAGGGTGGCTGTTTTAGATATTGACTACCACCACGGCAACGGGCAGCAGGATATTTTTTATAACCGTTCTGATGTGCTGACAGTTTCAATCCATGGAGACCCTAAATTTGCCTATCCTTATTTTACAGGGTTTGCAGATGAATTCGGCAAGGACGAAGGCGAGGGTTTTAACCTGAATATACCGCTTAAGGAATCAATAAACGGGCTTCAATACAAAAAAGCCTTGAAATGCGCGCTGCTGCGCATTTCAGAGTTTGAGCCTGATTTTCTTGTAGTTGCACTGGGACTGGACACTGCAAAGCGGGATCCAACAGGAACCTGGTCTCTGACCCCAAAAGATTTCCGCATAAACGGGCAGATGATTGGCGATACAGGGCTTCCCATAGCAGTTATACAGGAAGGCGGATACCGGACCAGGACACTGGGAACCAATGCTCTGAATTTTTTCCAGGGAATGGCTGAGGCTGTATTTCGCATAACAGCCTTGAAATCAGGCCCGGAAACCAGGCTGCAAGGTGTCTCCATCCACTATGAACCTGTTTTTCAGGATATTGACAGAATAAGAAAGCTTGTTGAAATTACAGGTTTTTTTACTCCTGAAGAGATTAATATGGCAGGAGAACTGGTCAGAGAGCGGCTGGAAAAAGGCCCTGACAGCGGATATAACTTTGTATTTGCCTGGCAGTACGGCAGACTTGTGGGATACGGGTGTTATGGTTTTATAGAATGTACCAGGTCAAGCCATGATATTTACTGGATTGCCGTATCCCCTGATTTTCAAGGCAGGGGGCTTGGAAGGATGATACTTAATGAAATGGAGAAACTTATAAAAGAATCAGGGGGCACCCGTGCTTATGTTGAAACATCAATGCAGCAAAGATATGCTGCAACCAGATCATTTTATGAACAATGCGGCTATCGCCGGGAAACTGTTTTAGATGATTTTTACGGACCTGGAGACGGAAAGGCAATTTATTGCAAAACCATAGCCATACCAGCAAAAAATGAACAATAA
- a CDS encoding putative transposase, with translation MQEELFPGTSQKKDNNIKIIGANLSLVFNRKDKNLVILKNRDEIVKKVDLSDKTAKKVFVVETVELGASKSKLADAINISRQTIDNYIECKKRFGTEGLLGGYNPDMGKNLAEHRKLNQAKRIQGNKAVILADERKAKRINNLKKQTELDFEFGEKTVPKSEQPFNTLHDWKFTRFAGIFPYLIVLIANNQWLKLIMGFFGSAFKIFLVFLLMAARNIKSIEQLKNVYQKEAGLILGLNTLPHVKGIWQWFYAACDLRRSRSICKSFFKQQILCGIVSAWIWLTDGHLLPYTGKNKVHYSFNTQRKMVVPGQTNMVTCDMSGRIVDFQIQEGKGDLKAHIVDLKKEWEQELTEIPFMVFDREGYGGQFFNNLIENEIPFVCWDKNVDSKKLKELDDADFNESFEMNNKEYGIFEGEKKFTIDQNGEKQTFTLRKIYLWNKTSNRRTCGLAWDAGRPTSTLQCAQAILSRWGASENTFKHLQDKHPFHYHPGFKTVDSEKQLITNPDIKVFEKEIKSVRKTLAKKYKKNSKTREVLNKDGSRREKSLKIRLETEINRLEEELKELLNDKKNLPEKVDASTLENYKSFKKIDNEGKNLFDFVTASVWNSRKEMTDWLLRYYPNENEYVDLFYAITQCHGWIKSEADRVVVRLEPLQQPIRRKAQEQLCKKLTALNACLPTGKILQIEVGPSPIKS, from the coding sequence ATGCAAGAAGAACTTTTTCCCGGAACGTCACAGAAAAAAGATAATAACATCAAAATAATTGGTGCAAATTTGTCTTTGGTTTTCAACAGAAAAGACAAGAACCTGGTAATTTTAAAAAATCGTGATGAAATTGTAAAAAAGGTCGATCTTTCTGACAAGACCGCAAAAAAAGTTTTTGTTGTTGAAACAGTTGAATTGGGCGCCTCTAAATCTAAACTGGCTGATGCTATCAATATCAGCAGACAAACGATAGACAATTACATAGAGTGCAAAAAAAGATTTGGAACAGAAGGGCTGTTAGGGGGTTACAATCCTGATATGGGTAAAAATCTTGCGGAACATCGCAAGCTTAATCAAGCCAAACGCATACAGGGTAATAAGGCTGTCATACTTGCTGACGAAAGAAAAGCCAAACGGATTAATAACCTGAAAAAACAAACGGAACTTGATTTTGAATTTGGCGAAAAAACAGTTCCAAAGAGCGAGCAGCCCTTTAACACCCTTCATGATTGGAAGTTCACTCGCTTTGCAGGGATATTTCCATATCTAATTGTATTGATAGCTAATAATCAATGGTTAAAACTGATAATGGGATTCTTTGGGTCTGCCTTTAAAATATTTTTAGTTTTCTTATTGATGGCTGCCCGCAATATCAAATCCATAGAGCAATTGAAAAATGTTTACCAAAAAGAAGCCGGACTTATCCTGGGCCTTAATACATTGCCTCATGTAAAGGGTATATGGCAATGGTTCTATGCAGCTTGTGATCTGCGACGATCAAGGTCTATTTGTAAGTCATTTTTCAAGCAGCAGATCCTTTGCGGAATAGTCAGTGCCTGGATATGGTTGACAGATGGACATCTGCTTCCATACACCGGGAAAAATAAGGTTCATTACAGCTTTAATACACAGCGGAAAATGGTGGTGCCCGGACAAACAAACATGGTAACATGTGATATGAGCGGCCGCATTGTTGATTTTCAGATTCAGGAAGGAAAAGGTGACCTTAAAGCGCATATTGTTGACCTTAAAAAAGAATGGGAGCAGGAACTGACGGAGATTCCTTTTATGGTATTTGACCGGGAGGGGTATGGCGGCCAATTTTTCAACAATCTTATTGAAAATGAGATTCCTTTTGTCTGCTGGGATAAAAATGTTGATTCAAAAAAACTCAAAGAATTAGATGATGCTGATTTTAATGAATCATTTGAGATGAACAACAAAGAATACGGCATTTTCGAGGGGGAGAAAAAGTTTACCATAGATCAAAATGGCGAAAAGCAGACTTTTACTCTCAGAAAAATATATCTTTGGAACAAGACCAGTAACCGTCGAACATGCGGCCTTGCATGGGATGCAGGCAGGCCCACATCTACACTTCAATGTGCACAAGCTATATTGAGCCGGTGGGGTGCCTCGGAAAATACATTTAAACACCTTCAGGACAAGCATCCTTTTCATTACCATCCTGGATTTAAAACAGTGGATAGCGAGAAACAGCTTATCACAAATCCTGATATTAAGGTCTTTGAAAAAGAAATAAAGTCGGTACGTAAAACGCTTGCTAAAAAGTATAAGAAAAATTCAAAAACCAGGGAAGTTTTAAATAAAGATGGGTCAAGGCGCGAAAAAAGTCTGAAGATCCGCCTGGAAACTGAGATCAACCGGTTAGAAGAAGAACTCAAAGAACTTCTCAATGACAAAAAAAACCTGCCTGAAAAGGTTGACGCTTCTACTCTTGAAAATTATAAATCCTTCAAGAAAATTGATAATGAGGGGAAAAATCTATTTGATTTTGTTACCGCTTCAGTATGGAATTCGCGCAAAGAAATGACTGATTGGTTATTGCGTTATTATCCGAATGAGAATGAATATGTGGACTTGTTTTATGCCATAACTCAGTGTCATGGATGGATCAAATCTGAAGCAGACAGAGTTGTTGTCCGATTGGAGCCTTTGCAGCAACCGATTCGCAGAAAAGCGCAGGAGCAGCTTTGTAAAAAGTTGACTGCATTAAACGCTTGTCTTCCGACTGGGAAAATATTACAAATTGAAGTTGGTCCGTCGCCTATTAAAAGTTAA
- a CDS encoding cache domain-containing protein, with protein sequence MKNKYFNIIKNLPIRFKFLLSYCAIFIIAISFGSLITYALFYNTIEAHIESELKNTTATILNMVKTSANVSIKNHLRAVAEKNKEIAAFYYSQYEKGIISEHEAKKRASEVLLCQTIGKTGYIYCLDSKGICVLHPQEAVVGVDYSDRAFVQEQKSKKYGYIEYDWKNPGEDHFRPKAVYMSYFEPWDWIISVSSYREDFINLVNVEDFRDSILSVRFGKTGYSFVIDPQGNLIIHPKTEGVNYYHTADAQGRHFVQEVCRRKNGKIIYSWKNPGEDKYREKIAIFNFIPEFNWIVESSGYTDEFYAPLKIMKRLIIAGALITLMLVLPITFSLSAAITNPLKKLMKLFETGITGDFTVRAKKSSDDEVGQLAAYFNLFMQRLETYSRDLENAVKMHKKTTEALRLSEEMFSKAFRSSPNGIIITTLKDGRFINVNNGFLNATGYSRMEITGKTFQELRILPYQDERLDILDMLEHQGRLGKHEIVFKTKSGELRLGIISAEIIEIWDEPCMLSNIVDVTESRRLEKEIMDISDRERRKIGQNLHDDLCPHLIGIEGFVRVMKKKLDIISPEKAKKAETVQKLIQEAIDKARRLARGLCPVYLVEHGLESSLTELAENIEKVFGISCKFKSKGQVKFQDNIIATHVFYIAQEAANNAARHSRAGEIMIEISENINKINMRIIDNGTGLPESTTSRGMGLNIMKYRAKMIGGILEIKSGPDRGTCIHLALKNDMIPEIFV encoded by the coding sequence ATGAAAAACAAATATTTTAACATAATCAAAAATCTGCCCATTCGCTTTAAATTTCTTTTAAGCTACTGCGCCATATTTATTATAGCAATTTCTTTTGGAAGTTTAATAACTTATGCTCTTTTTTATAATACCATTGAAGCACATATTGAAAGCGAGCTGAAAAACACAACAGCCACGATTCTTAACATGGTAAAAACATCAGCCAATGTATCCATAAAAAACCATCTCAGGGCTGTTGCTGAAAAAAATAAAGAGATTGCTGCATTTTATTACAGCCAGTATGAAAAAGGAATTATATCTGAGCATGAAGCAAAAAAAAGGGCTTCCGAGGTTCTGCTTTGCCAGACCATAGGAAAAACAGGCTATATTTACTGTCTTGACAGCAAAGGTATCTGTGTGCTGCATCCCCAGGAGGCTGTTGTCGGGGTTGATTATTCTGACCGTGCCTTTGTCCAGGAACAGAAATCAAAAAAATACGGGTATATTGAATATGACTGGAAAAATCCAGGGGAAGATCATTTCAGGCCCAAGGCCGTTTATATGTCATATTTTGAACCCTGGGACTGGATTATTTCCGTAAGCTCATATCGAGAGGATTTTATCAATCTGGTTAATGTGGAGGATTTCAGGGACAGCATTTTATCTGTCAGGTTTGGCAAAACCGGCTATTCCTTTGTTATTGATCCCCAGGGAAATCTTATTATTCATCCAAAGACAGAAGGGGTAAACTACTATCATACAGCAGATGCCCAGGGCCGGCATTTTGTTCAAGAGGTATGCAGAAGAAAAAACGGCAAGATCATATATTCATGGAAAAATCCAGGTGAGGATAAATACAGGGAAAAGATTGCAATCTTTAATTTTATCCCTGAATTTAACTGGATAGTTGAATCTTCAGGTTATACTGACGAATTTTACGCTCCCCTGAAAATTATGAAACGCTTGATAATTGCAGGTGCATTAATTACCTTAATGCTTGTTTTGCCCATTACATTCAGCCTGAGTGCTGCCATAACAAATCCTTTGAAAAAACTTATGAAACTATTTGAAACAGGTATTACAGGAGATTTTACCGTCAGGGCGAAAAAAAGCTCTGATGATGAAGTAGGGCAGCTTGCGGCATATTTTAACCTGTTCATGCAAAGGCTTGAAACATACAGCAGGGACCTTGAAAATGCCGTTAAAATGCACAAGAAAACAACAGAAGCCCTGCGTCTTTCAGAAGAAATGTTTTCCAAGGCTTTTCGCTCCAGTCCAAACGGGATTATAATTACAACCCTTAAAGATGGACGTTTTATCAATGTAAACAACGGATTTCTTAACGCCACAGGATACAGCCGGATGGAAATCACCGGCAAAACCTTCCAGGAACTTAGAATCCTGCCATACCAGGATGAACGCCTTGATATACTGGACATGCTGGAACATCAGGGACGGCTTGGAAAGCATGAGATTGTTTTTAAAACCAAATCAGGAGAATTAAGGCTTGGCATTATTTCAGCAGAAATTATTGAGATCTGGGATGAACCCTGTATGCTGTCAAATATTGTTGATGTTACCGAATCCAGAAGACTGGAAAAAGAGATCATGGATATAAGTGACAGGGAAAGGAGAAAAATAGGCCAGAATCTCCATGACGATCTCTGCCCCCATCTCATCGGGATTGAAGGATTTGTCAGGGTTATGAAAAAAAAGCTGGATATAATCTCTCCTGAAAAGGCAAAAAAAGCAGAAACAGTACAGAAACTTATTCAGGAAGCCATTGACAAGGCAAGGCGGCTGGCAAGGGGCCTTTGCCCTGTTTACCTGGTTGAACACGGTCTTGAATCATCTTTAACAGAACTGGCGGAAAATATTGAAAAGGTTTTTGGAATTTCCTGCAAATTTAAATCCAAAGGCCAGGTTAAGTTCCAGGATAATATTATTGCAACCCATGTATTTTATATTGCCCAGGAAGCTGCAAATAATGCAGCCAGGCACAGCAGGGCAGGGGAGATTATGATTGAAATATCTGAAAATATAAATAAAATCAACATGAGAATAATTGACAACGGCACCGGCCTGCCTGAAAGTACTACAAGCAGGGGAATGGGATTAAATATAATGAAATACAGGGCAAAAATGATCGGGGGCATTCTTGAAATAAAATCAGGGCCGGACAGGGGAACCTGTATTCATCTTGCTTTAAAAAACGACATGATTCCTGAAATATTTGTTTGA
- a CDS encoding DUF4384 domain-containing protein produces MQKCYLFRGLKSDAEITPAVSVEIKSKKNNRIELVHQGDALTNKDSYSIEFKSKNYAYVYIYQADSSGKIFDLFPSTTLSSRSNPVKPGELYRLPENIGAWIHLDNNKGKEQIIVMAHMNEIAEPEKICRQVINAPSSPDNVMLASARGPGGIADDGMTSQTQSQPAVSPPSSIKNLFVWKQYFNHR; encoded by the coding sequence ATGCAAAAGTGCTATTTATTCCGAGGTCTGAAATCAGATGCAGAAATAACCCCGGCAGTTTCCGTTGAAATAAAATCAAAAAAAAATAACCGCATAGAACTGGTTCACCAGGGAGATGCCCTGACGAATAAAGATTCATACTCAATTGAATTTAAATCTAAAAATTATGCTTATGTATATATTTACCAGGCAGATTCATCAGGAAAAATCTTTGATCTCTTTCCGTCCACCACTCTTTCAAGCCGGAGTAATCCTGTAAAACCCGGGGAATTATACCGGCTGCCGGAAAATATAGGTGCCTGGATTCATTTGGATAACAACAAGGGAAAAGAACAGATAATCGTCATGGCTCATATGAACGAAATTGCAGAACCAGAAAAAATATGCAGGCAGGTAATCAATGCTCCTTCTTCACCTGACAATGTTATGCTTGCATCTGCAAGAGGTCCCGGGGGCATAGCAGATGATGGTATGACCTCCCAAACTCAAAGCCAGCCTGCTGTTTCTCCCCCTTCAAGTATAAAAAACCTGTTTGTATGGAAACAATATTTTAATCACAGGTAA
- a CDS encoding D-alanine--D-alanine ligase family protein yields the protein MRIAVVHNRVKDNSLPDEQDVLKQADAVFNALVTLGHETICLPCDLNLENLKTRIEEFQPHIIFNLAESLDRHGRLIHVVPGLLDALKIPYTGAPADAQYQTSHKIMAKERMRAAGLPTPDWINPFPHDLLYLGEYSQKPGNQVEKQWIIKSLWEHASLGIDEDNIIFSKPENIPGLLKIRSYALAGACFAEIYIEGREFNLSLLGNGKCVKVLPPAEILFKGYDHNMPKIVGYKAKWMEDTYEYHNTPRSFDFLPEDKPLLKNLEELAMCCWKVFGLRGYARVDFRVDIYNNPYILEINANPCISPDAGFAAALDRAGISYKNAVEHILKDTHVPNSQDI from the coding sequence ATGCGCATAGCTGTTGTTCACAATAGAGTCAAAGATAACAGCCTGCCTGATGAACAGGATGTTCTCAAGCAGGCTGATGCTGTATTTAATGCCCTGGTTACCCTGGGACATGAAACTATATGCTTACCCTGTGATTTGAATCTGGAAAACCTGAAAACCAGGATAGAGGAATTTCAGCCTCATATAATATTTAACCTTGCAGAATCCCTGGACAGACACGGCAGGCTTATCCATGTAGTTCCAGGTCTGCTGGATGCCTTGAAAATTCCCTATACCGGGGCACCTGCTGATGCCCAGTATCAAACCTCACACAAGATCATGGCAAAAGAAAGGATGCGGGCAGCAGGTCTTCCTACGCCTGACTGGATCAATCCTTTTCCCCATGACCTGCTCTATCTGGGTGAATATAGTCAAAAACCTGGAAACCAGGTTGAAAAACAATGGATTATCAAATCATTATGGGAACATGCTTCTTTGGGAATAGATGAGGATAATATTATATTTTCAAAACCGGAAAACATACCCGGGCTTCTTAAAATCCGTTCATATGCCCTGGCCGGGGCCTGTTTTGCTGAAATATATATTGAAGGCAGGGAATTTAATCTTTCACTGCTGGGAAACGGAAAATGTGTTAAGGTGCTTCCTCCGGCTGAAATCCTGTTTAAGGGCTACGATCATAACATGCCCAAAATTGTGGGATACAAGGCAAAATGGATGGAGGATACTTATGAGTATCATAATACCCCGCGCAGCTTTGATTTTCTGCCTGAAGATAAACCTCTTCTCAAGAATCTGGAAGAGCTGGCAATGTGCTGCTGGAAGGTTTTTGGATTAAGGGGTTATGCCCGTGTTGATTTTCGTGTGGATATATATAATAATCCCTATATTCTGGAGATTAACGCCAACCCCTGTATCTCGCCTGATGCAGGTTTTGCCGCAGCCCTGGACAGGGCAGGAATTTCCTATAAAAATGCGGTTGAACATATATTAAAGGATACCCATGTTCCGAATTCGCAGGATATTTGA
- a CDS encoding KamA family radical SAM protein translates to MHQTCTQIAEEMTLIGEDDEPPSQHGLNIPSLIVPNLLPFRYNSLIQNSRVQTVRHKTQSTTKTKIFRQTYYPEINDKEWNDWHWQISHRIRTFDRLNQILKLSYNEYHALVNSGVQLPLSITPYYTSLLSVDDPDQALRRSVVPTINEFVKMPCESDDPLGEEHQSPVPGLVHRYPDRVLFLLLDFCSTYCRYCTRSRVVGHGAINAGKDRLNKAIEYIRQTPSIRDVLLSGGDPLTLSDEKLEWVLFRLRQIPHVEIIRIGTKVTTVLPQRITPKLVRMLKKYHPLWMSLHFTHPDECTPETHRACSMLADAGIPLGSQTVLLKGMNDSVETMTELMHELMKMRVRPYYMYQCDPISGSSHFRTSVQKGLEIIKGMRGFTTGYAVPTYVVDAPGGGGKIPLMPDYVEAHTHEKLILNNYENKCFSYPDPLISGEKAVLQ, encoded by the coding sequence ATGCACCAGACATGCACCCAGATTGCAGAAGAAATGACACTTATTGGAGAAGATGATGAACCTCCAAGTCAGCATGGCTTAAATATACCCAGCCTGATTGTTCCCAATCTTCTTCCTTTCAGATATAACAGTCTTATCCAGAATTCCCGGGTTCAGACTGTCCGGCACAAAACTCAAAGTACCACAAAAACAAAAATCTTTAGACAAACATATTATCCTGAAATAAATGATAAAGAATGGAATGACTGGCACTGGCAGATCAGTCACCGCATCAGGACATTTGACCGTTTGAACCAGATACTGAAATTGTCTTATAATGAATACCATGCACTGGTAAATTCAGGGGTTCAGCTTCCTTTGAGCATTACACCATATTACACAAGCCTTTTGTCTGTTGATGATCCAGATCAAGCCCTGAGACGCTCTGTGGTTCCTACTATCAATGAGTTTGTTAAAATGCCTTGTGAATCTGATGATCCTCTGGGAGAAGAACATCAAAGCCCGGTTCCTGGACTTGTTCACCGCTATCCTGACAGGGTATTGTTTCTGCTTCTTGATTTTTGTTCGACTTACTGCCGCTATTGTACAAGATCCCGTGTAGTCGGACATGGAGCAATTAATGCAGGGAAAGACAGGCTGAACAAAGCTATTGAATATATACGTCAGACTCCTTCAATCAGGGATGTGCTTCTGTCAGGAGGAGATCCCCTGACTTTAAGTGATGAAAAGCTGGAATGGGTGCTTTTCCGGCTGCGCCAGATTCCTCATGTTGAGATTATCAGGATAGGAACCAAGGTAACCACTGTACTGCCCCAGCGTATTACTCCAAAGCTGGTGCGGATGCTCAAAAAATATCATCCCCTCTGGATGAGCCTTCATTTTACCCATCCAGATGAATGCACGCCTGAAACCCATCGGGCCTGCAGTATGCTGGCAGATGCAGGGATTCCTTTAGGCTCTCAGACTGTTCTTCTTAAAGGCATGAACGATTCTGTGGAAACCATGACCGAGCTGATGCATGAGTTGATGAAAATGCGGGTGCGCCCTTATTATATGTACCAGTGTGATCCTATTTCAGGCTCAAGTCATTTTCGGACATCTGTTCAAAAAGGTCTGGAAATAATCAAAGGGATGAGAGGATTTACCACTGGATATGCTGTTCCAACCTATGTGGTGGATGCTCCTGGAGGCGGGGGAAAAATACCTCTTATGCCGGATTATGTTGAAGCACATACACATGAAAAATTGATCTTGAATAATTATGAAAATAAATGTTTTTCCTATCCAGATCCGCTCATAAGCGGAGAAAAGGCGGTACTGCAATGA
- a CDS encoding D-alanine--D-alanine ligase family protein, with translation MIIGLTYDLRREYLAMGYSEIETAEFDQPETIEAIELALQELGHETIRIGHAFQLMEKLVKGERWDMVFNIAEGLHGTGREAQVPAVLDIYNIPYTFSDPLVMCLTLHKGMTKRVIRDAGLATADFKVAESLEDIVDIPFKPPFFVKPVAEGTGMGVSPRSLVETPGALAGICRSLFEEFHQPVIIERFLPGREFTIGIAGTGAEARVLGTMEIVLLEKAEKAVYSFINKEDWKKRVAYRPLSAEDDPLAAQAEELALASWKILGARDGGRVDIRCDENNIPCFMEVNPLAGLRPEYSDLPILCGHFGISYVQLIEMIVKSAAKRVLPEKVLKKCA, from the coding sequence ATGATTATCGGCTTAACCTATGATTTGCGCCGGGAATACCTGGCTATGGGATACAGTGAGATAGAAACTGCTGAATTCGATCAGCCTGAAACAATTGAGGCTATAGAACTTGCACTGCAGGAACTGGGACATGAAACAATCCGCATTGGCCATGCTTTTCAGCTTATGGAAAAGCTTGTCAAAGGAGAACGGTGGGATATGGTGTTTAATATTGCCGAAGGTTTGCACGGCACAGGCAGGGAAGCCCAGGTTCCGGCTGTTTTAGATATTTACAATATTCCTTACACCTTTTCAGATCCCCTGGTCATGTGCCTGACTCTTCACAAAGGCATGACCAAAAGGGTGATTAGGGATGCAGGACTGGCTACGGCAGATTTCAAGGTAGCTGAATCCCTGGAAGATATTGTTGATATTCCTTTTAAACCGCCTTTTTTTGTCAAACCTGTGGCTGAAGGAACAGGTATGGGAGTAAGTCCCAGATCACTAGTCGAAACACCTGGGGCTTTGGCAGGAATATGCAGGTCCCTTTTTGAGGAATTTCACCAGCCGGTTATTATTGAACGTTTCCTGCCTGGACGTGAATTCACAATAGGAATTGCTGGAACCGGGGCTGAGGCACGGGTTCTTGGAACAATGGAAATTGTTTTGCTTGAAAAAGCTGAAAAAGCTGTATATTCTTTTATAAATAAGGAAGACTGGAAAAAACGGGTAGCTTACCGCCCCCTTAGTGCTGAAGATGACCCCCTGGCTGCCCAGGCAGAAGAGCTTGCCCTTGCATCATGGAAAATCCTGGGAGCCAGGGATGGAGGCCGTGTTGATATCCGGTGTGATGAAAATAATATTCCCTGTTTTATGGAAGTAAACCCCCTTGCAGGGCTTAGGCCTGAATATTCTGATCTGCCTATTTTATGCGGGCATTTTGGAATTTCCTATGTACAGCTTATTGAGATGATTGTTAAATCTGCTGCAAAAAGGGTGCTGCCTGAAAAGGTTTTGAAAAAATGCGCATAG